The proteins below come from a single Polynucleobacter necessarius genomic window:
- a CDS encoding phosphoheptose isomerase: MEKDTVERLRKRASQHFLDSIAVKQEAEKVLPDYVARGVLAVVNCLQSGGKVMACGNGGSAADAQHFAAELIGRFERERQELAAIALTTDSSILTAVGNDYSYDDVFYKQVRGLGKKGDILLGISTSGNSKNVIKAIEAAKKMGIKIIALTGNGGGKIAGLLDQDDIHLCAPSNRTARIQETHLVLLHGLCDGVDHMLLD; the protein is encoded by the coding sequence ATGGAAAAAGATACGGTTGAGCGTTTGCGCAAGCGCGCTTCCCAACATTTTTTAGACAGCATTGCTGTAAAACAAGAGGCAGAAAAAGTGCTTCCAGACTATGTGGCTCGCGGTGTTCTTGCCGTGGTCAATTGTTTGCAATCCGGCGGCAAAGTAATGGCCTGTGGAAATGGCGGCTCTGCTGCTGACGCGCAACATTTCGCTGCCGAGCTGATTGGCCGCTTTGAGCGTGAACGCCAGGAGCTTGCCGCTATTGCATTGACTACAGACAGTTCTATTTTGACTGCAGTTGGCAATGATTACAGCTACGACGATGTGTTTTATAAACAGGTGCGCGGCCTTGGAAAAAAAGGCGACATTCTTTTGGGTATATCGACGTCTGGTAATTCAAAGAACGTTATTAAAGCGATTGAAGCCGCAAAAAAGATGGGCATCAAAATTATTGCACTCACTGGTAATGGTGGCGGAAAGATTGCTGGCTTGCTTGATCAAGACGATATTCATTTATGCGCTCCTTCGAATCGTACGGCACGTATTCAAGAAACCCATTTAGTGCTATTGCACGGTTTGTGTGATGGCGTTGACCACATGTTGCTTGATTAA
- a CDS encoding BON domain-containing protein, which translates to MRIQFFIKPIIALMIATQLAACGVIAVGGVAAGASILADRRTPGVQAIDNGIEMEANAALSKKFGDNAHINVTAFNQKVLLTGEVKDADIKGEAGAYVKAMKNARTVFNELVIGPNSSYTARANDSYLESKIKTQMIFTDKLPSNSMSIVAEGTSVYLMGILTQNEADLAKKISSNTNGVKDVYVYFDIISDQEKIRLEKEGKADQSQPNTPPKLQ; encoded by the coding sequence ATGCGAATTCAATTTTTTATTAAGCCCATCATCGCGTTAATGATTGCTACACAGTTAGCTGCATGTGGAGTGATTGCTGTTGGTGGCGTTGCTGCAGGCGCAAGCATCTTGGCTGATAGACGCACGCCAGGAGTGCAGGCAATTGATAATGGTATTGAGATGGAAGCAAACGCCGCCCTTTCGAAGAAGTTTGGCGATAACGCACACATTAACGTTACAGCGTTTAACCAAAAAGTGTTATTGACTGGCGAGGTAAAAGATGCTGATATCAAGGGAGAAGCGGGCGCATATGTAAAAGCAATGAAGAATGCGCGTACTGTTTTTAATGAGTTAGTTATTGGCCCCAATAGCTCATACACCGCACGCGCCAATGATTCTTATCTTGAGTCCAAGATAAAAACGCAAATGATTTTTACAGATAAGTTGCCATCAAATTCGATGTCTATTGTTGCAGAGGGAACAAGTGTTTATTTGATGGGTATCTTGACGCAGAACGAAGCGGATCTTGCAAAGAAGATTTCGAGCAATACTAATGGAGTGAAAGACGTATATGTCTACTTCGATATTATTTCTGATCAAGAAAAAATTCGTTTAGAAAAAGAAGGTAAGGCAGATCAATCTCAGCCAAACACGCCCCCCAAACTTCAATAG
- a CDS encoding c-type cytochrome, with amino-acid sequence MKTFLFLCLLAASIKVATANNENQKAYAIAKQNACLGCHAIDKKIVGPSFQAVAQNYKGDSSAQAFIQNKIINGGSGSWGVVPMPANTKLSAPDVSLLSAWILRGAPQ; translated from the coding sequence ATGAAGACATTTTTATTTTTATGTCTACTTGCTGCTTCTATTAAGGTTGCTACAGCGAACAATGAAAACCAGAAGGCGTATGCAATTGCGAAGCAAAATGCGTGCTTAGGTTGTCATGCGATTGATAAGAAAATTGTTGGGCCGAGCTTTCAGGCCGTCGCGCAAAATTACAAGGGCGATTCAAGTGCGCAAGCGTTTATACAAAACAAAATTATTAACGGCGGCTCTGGTTCGTGGGGCGTAGTTCCCATGCCAGCCAATACAAAGCTAAGCGCACCCGATGTATCGTTGTTGAGCGCTTGGATATTGCGCGGGGCACCACAGTAA
- a CDS encoding GNAT family N-acetyltransferase — translation MSVLPEGRAQGLGSALLQRSVVHSRNNIQILYVHCLANNKAMMHLAQKAGMTVEFAYGDADAYLRPPSKSCNDC, via the coding sequence GTGTCAGTATTGCCCGAGGGCCGCGCCCAGGGACTTGGAAGCGCTTTATTACAACGCTCCGTAGTTCACTCACGCAACAACATTCAAATACTGTATGTCCATTGCTTAGCAAACAATAAAGCCATGATGCACTTAGCCCAAAAGGCAGGCATGACGGTTGAATTTGCATACGGGGATGCGGATGCCTATTTGAGACCCCCCAGCAAATCCTGCAACGATTGTTGA
- the tuf gene encoding elongation factor Tu, with the protein MAKEKFERTKPHVNVGTIGHVDHGKTTLTAAIATVLSKAFGGEAKAYDQIDAAPEEKARGITINTAHVEYETANRHYAHVDCPGHADYVKNMITGAAQMDGAILVCSAADGPMPQTREHILLARQVGVPYIVVFLNKCDMVDDAELLELVEMEVRELLSKYDFPGDDTPIIQGSAKLALEGDEGKLGKEAIMKLAEALDTYIPTPERAVDGAFLMPVEDVFSISGRGTVVTGRIERGIIKVGEEIEIVGIKPTLKTTCTGVEMFRKLLDQGQAGDNVGILLRGTKREEVERGQVLAKPGSITPHAHFTAEVYILGKDEGGRHTPFFNNYRPQFYFRTTDVTGSIELPKDKEMVMPGDNVTITVKLIAPIAMEEGLRFAIREGGRTVGAGVVAKILA; encoded by the coding sequence ATGGCAAAAGAAAAGTTCGAGCGGACAAAACCGCACGTAAACGTAGGCACCATCGGTCACGTTGACCACGGTAAAACGACTTTGACAGCAGCAATCGCAACCGTGCTCTCAAAGGCATTCGGCGGCGAAGCAAAAGCATACGATCAGATTGATGCGGCTCCAGAAGAAAAAGCCCGTGGTATTACGATTAATACAGCACACGTTGAGTACGAGACAGCGAACCGTCACTATGCTCACGTTGACTGCCCAGGACACGCTGACTATGTGAAGAACATGATTACCGGTGCTGCGCAGATGGACGGCGCGATCTTAGTTTGCTCTGCTGCAGACGGCCCAATGCCACAAACTCGTGAGCACATCCTCTTGGCACGTCAGGTTGGCGTTCCTTACATCGTGGTGTTCCTCAACAAGTGCGACATGGTTGACGATGCTGAACTCTTAGAGCTCGTTGAAATGGAAGTGCGTGAACTCCTGTCTAAGTATGACTTCCCAGGCGATGACACACCGATCATCCAAGGTTCTGCGAAGTTGGCTCTAGAAGGCGACGAAGGCAAATTGGGTAAAGAAGCCATCATGAAATTGGCTGAAGCATTAGACACTTACATCCCAACTCCAGAGCGTGCTGTTGACGGTGCGTTCTTGATGCCAGTAGAAGACGTGTTCTCGATCTCCGGTCGCGGTACGGTAGTAACCGGTCGTATTGAGCGCGGCATCATCAAGGTAGGTGAAGAGATTGAAATCGTTGGTATCAAGCCAACCCTCAAGACCACTTGTACTGGTGTTGAAATGTTCCGCAAATTGCTCGACCAAGGTCAAGCAGGCGATAACGTCGGTATCTTGTTGCGCGGTACAAAACGTGAAGAAGTTGAGCGTGGCCAAGTATTGGCTAAGCCTGGTTCTATCACTCCACACGCCCACTTTACCGCTGAGGTTTACATCTTGGGTAAAGATGAAGGTGGTCGTCACACTCCATTCTTTAACAACTATCGTCCACAGTTCTACTTCCGTACCACGGACGTAACGGGCTCGATTGAGTTGCCAAAAGACAAAGAGATGGTGATGCCTGGCGATAACGTCACGATTACCGTCAAACTCATCGCGCCAATCGCGATGGAAGAAGGCTTGCGTTTTGCGATCCGTGAAGGTGGCCGTACTGTTGGCGCTGGCGTGGTTGCCAAGATTTTGGCTTAA
- the secE gene encoding preprotein translocase subunit SecE, with translation MSQQTASQSEEKSSWVSGLAALIVVAALVLYYTLIDQSLLVRLAVLFGGIGAAVLIVATSPDGRRFIAYAKDSWYEVKKVVWPTRKETTQMTLVVFGFVLIMSLLLWIADKLIEWLVFSVFLGWK, from the coding sequence ATGTCTCAACAAACTGCAAGTCAATCTGAAGAAAAAAGCAGCTGGGTCTCGGGCCTCGCTGCTTTAATCGTCGTTGCTGCGTTGGTGCTCTACTACACGCTCATCGACCAATCTTTGTTAGTGCGCTTGGCAGTATTGTTTGGCGGTATTGGAGCAGCAGTTTTAATTGTGGCGACTTCTCCAGATGGGCGTCGTTTTATCGCCTACGCAAAAGATTCTTGGTATGAAGTAAAAAAGGTTGTTTGGCCGACTCGAAAAGAGACGACTCAAATGACTCTAGTCGTATTTGGCTTTGTTCTGATCATGTCCTTGCTTTTGTGGATTGCAGACAAATTGATTGAATGGCTAGTTTTTTCAGTCTTTTTAGGCTGGAAGTGA
- the nusG gene encoding transcription termination/antitermination protein NusG: MIDSEVVANPQATGTMRWYVIHAYSGMEKSVKKGLEERIARSGMPEKFGRILVPSEEVVEIKSGAKSVTERRFFPGYVLIEMEMTDESWHLVKNTPKVTGFVGGVRNRPSPISTAEVTKIMDQMQAGVDKPKPKTLFEVGEMVRVKEGPFTDFNGNVEEVNYEKSRLRVSVTIFGRGTPVELEFGQVEKM, translated from the coding sequence ATGATTGATTCTGAAGTAGTGGCAAACCCACAAGCTACCGGCACTATGCGCTGGTATGTTATCCATGCCTATTCTGGCATGGAAAAAAGCGTGAAAAAAGGGCTTGAGGAGCGCATTGCTCGCTCTGGCATGCCTGAAAAATTCGGCCGTATTCTGGTTCCCTCTGAAGAAGTTGTCGAGATCAAATCTGGAGCAAAATCAGTTACTGAACGTCGTTTCTTCCCGGGATATGTCCTTATCGAGATGGAAATGACCGACGAAAGCTGGCATTTGGTGAAAAATACGCCAAAAGTGACTGGTTTTGTAGGCGGTGTTCGTAACCGCCCAAGCCCGATTTCGACAGCAGAAGTGACCAAAATCATGGATCAAATGCAGGCTGGCGTCGATAAACCCAAGCCTAAGACCTTATTTGAGGTTGGTGAAATGGTTCGCGTGAAAGAAGGCCCGTTTACCGATTTCAACGGAAACGTTGAAGAAGTCAACTATGAGAAGTCCAGATTGCGCGTTTCTGTTACAATCTTCGGTCGCGGAACACCGGTCGAGCTGGAGTTCGGCCAAGTAGAAAAGATGTAA
- the rplK gene encoding 50S ribosomal protein L11, with translation MAKKIIGFIKLQIPAGKANPSPPVGPALGQRGLNIMEFCKAFNAQTQSMEPGLPIPVVITAFADKSFTFIMKTPPATIMIKKAAKLEKGSPRPHTDKVGKITRAQAEEIAKAKMPDLTAADLDAAVRTIAGGARSMGITVEGL, from the coding sequence ATGGCAAAGAAGATTATTGGCTTTATTAAGCTGCAGATTCCTGCAGGTAAAGCAAATCCATCACCACCCGTAGGTCCAGCTTTGGGTCAGCGCGGTCTTAACATCATGGAATTCTGTAAGGCGTTTAATGCTCAAACTCAGAGCATGGAACCTGGCCTGCCAATTCCAGTCGTGATTACAGCGTTTGCTGATAAGAGCTTCACTTTCATCATGAAGACTCCTCCAGCAACCATCATGATCAAGAAAGCTGCGAAGTTGGAAAAAGGATCACCGCGTCCTCACACCGACAAGGTAGGAAAAATTACACGCGCCCAGGCGGAAGAGATCGCTAAGGCAAAAATGCCAGATTTGACAGCAGCCGATTTAGACGCAGCTGTTAGAACCATTGCTGGTGGCGCTCGTTCCATGGGCATCACTGTGGAAGGACTCTAA
- the rplA gene encoding 50S ribosomal protein L1 encodes MTKLSKRVKAIQSKVDRNKFYPLEDALNLAKECATAKFDESIDVAVQLGIDAKKSDQVVRGAVVLPAGTGKHVRVAVFAQGEKAEQAKAAGAEIVGMEDLAEQIKGGKIDFDVLIASPDTMKIVGTLGQVLGPRGLMPNPKVGTVTPDVATAVKNAKAGQVQFRVGKAGIVHASIGRRSFEPAALKSNLLALLEALNKAKPPASKGVYLKKVAVSSTMGAGVRVDQASLQVAA; translated from the coding sequence ATGACTAAATTATCGAAACGCGTTAAAGCGATTCAATCAAAAGTTGATCGCAATAAGTTTTATCCATTAGAAGATGCGTTGAACCTTGCCAAAGAGTGTGCAACTGCAAAGTTCGATGAGTCTATCGACGTTGCTGTTCAATTGGGTATTGATGCCAAGAAATCAGACCAAGTTGTGCGCGGCGCAGTAGTGCTCCCAGCCGGTACTGGTAAGCACGTTCGCGTTGCCGTTTTTGCGCAGGGCGAAAAAGCTGAGCAAGCGAAAGCTGCTGGTGCGGAAATCGTTGGCATGGAAGATCTTGCGGAACAAATCAAAGGCGGAAAAATTGACTTTGACGTTTTGATCGCATCCCCAGACACTATGAAAATTGTTGGAACTTTAGGTCAAGTGCTAGGCCCACGTGGCTTGATGCCAAATCCAAAGGTGGGCACTGTGACTCCTGATGTAGCCACTGCGGTTAAGAATGCAAAAGCTGGTCAAGTTCAGTTCCGTGTAGGCAAGGCCGGTATCGTTCATGCAAGCATTGGCCGTCGTTCATTCGAGCCAGCTGCATTGAAATCGAATTTGCTCGCATTGCTTGAGGCTTTGAATAAAGCAAAACCTCCTGCATCCAAGGGCGTGTATTTAAAGAAAGTTGCCGTAAGCAGCACCATGGGTGCAGGCGTACGTGTAGACCAAGCATCGTTACAGGTAGCTGCGTAA
- the rplJ gene encoding 50S ribosomal protein L10 produces MPLNVQDKKAIVADVGAQLAGAQTVVLAEYRGIPVGQLTKLRASARDQGVYLRVLKNTLARRATQGTQFEPLADSMVGPLIYGISADPIASAKVLQNFAKTQNLLVIKAGLYNGKLLDVAGVKALATIPSREELLSKLLGVMQAPVSAMARVLGAVAAQKAAGAPAPAAAPEAGTEANETPAAE; encoded by the coding sequence GTGCCTTTGAATGTACAAGACAAAAAAGCGATTGTTGCTGATGTCGGCGCTCAATTGGCTGGAGCCCAAACTGTCGTTCTCGCTGAATACCGTGGTATTCCAGTTGGGCAACTGACAAAGCTACGTGCTAGCGCGCGTGACCAAGGCGTGTATCTTCGCGTTTTGAAGAACACATTGGCACGTCGTGCAACACAAGGCACTCAGTTTGAGCCTCTTGCTGATTCGATGGTTGGCCCCTTGATCTACGGCATTTCTGCTGATCCGATTGCTTCAGCAAAAGTATTGCAGAACTTTGCTAAGACTCAAAATTTGCTAGTCATTAAAGCTGGCTTATATAACGGCAAATTGTTAGACGTTGCAGGCGTAAAAGCTTTGGCAACAATTCCAAGCCGCGAAGAGTTGTTATCGAAACTATTGGGTGTTATGCAAGCCCCAGTTTCTGCAATGGCTCGCGTATTGGGCGCAGTAGCAGCACAAAAAGCAGCCGGAGCACCTGCTCCTGCAGCCGCACCAGAAGCTGGAACAGAAGCAAACGAAACCCCTGCCGCTGAATAA
- the rplL gene encoding 50S ribosomal protein L7/L12, which translates to MAVTKEEIIEAVGSMPVMDLNDLVKAFEEKFGVSAAAMAVAGPTGGGDAAGGGAEQTEFTVNLVEAGANKVSVIKAVREITGLGLKEAKDLVDGAPKPIKEGVDKKTAEEAKKKLEEAGAKAELK; encoded by the coding sequence ATGGCGGTTACTAAAGAAGAAATCATTGAAGCAGTAGGTAGCATGCCCGTTATGGATTTGAACGACTTGGTAAAAGCGTTCGAAGAAAAGTTTGGCGTTTCAGCTGCAGCGATGGCTGTTGCTGGTCCTACTGGTGGCGGTGATGCTGCTGGTGGTGGCGCAGAACAAACCGAGTTCACTGTAAACCTCGTTGAAGCTGGCGCAAATAAAGTTTCAGTAATTAAAGCGGTTCGTGAAATTACTGGCCTTGGTTTGAAAGAAGCGAAAGATTTGGTTGACGGTGCACCGAAGCCAATCAAAGAAGGCGTTGACAAGAAAACTGCTGAAGAAGCTAAGAAGAAACTCGAAGAAGCTGGCGCTAAAGCAGAACTCAAGTAA